GAAGGTGCTGCGGCTGGCGGGCGCGCGTGCGACCAGCGAGGGCGTCATCGTCATCACCGCCGAGCGCCATCGCTCGCAGAGCCGCAATCGCGCCGACGCGGTGCAGCGGCTGGTCGAGCTCATCGCCGAAGCCGCGCGGCCGGTGAAGATACGGCGCGCGACCAAGCCGACGCGCGCGGCGAAAAAACGCCGCCTGGACGAGAAGAAAAAGCGCGGGGATACGAAAGCCGCCCGCCGCTCCCGACCTGGCCTGGATTGAAGTTTGTAAGCAAGGAGGGAAACCTTGGTTTCCCTCCTTGGCGTAACCGGCGAGCGCGAGCGCAGCGAGCCTGCGGCTTACTTCTTCTCTTTCGGTTCCTCCGGGAGCTCAGGAACGGTGCGCAGGTAAGCGACCATCGCATCGAGATCCGCGGGCGTGAGCTTGCTCGTGGTGTTGCGTATCACTTCCGCCATCGCTTCGGCGGGCACGTCGCCGTCGGAGTACATCCCGTTCACCAGGAAATCCTTGATCTCCTGGTCGCTCCATTTTTTGAGCCGCGTCGGCGTGAGGTTCGGGATGTTCTTGCCTTCGGGGCCTTTGCCGCCGGCGAGGAAGCGGCTGGCTTTGGTGCCGCCGAGGAAGTTGCGCGGCGTATGGCACTCGCCGCAGTGGCCGAGCGCGGTGACGAGGTAGCGGCCGCGCTGCCGGACGGCATCGAGCCTGGGGTCGGCCGCCGCCGGACCCGATTTGAAGAACAGCCACTTCCACGGCGTGACGAGGAAGCGGTAGCCGTACGGGAAGCCGAGGTCGTGCGCCCGGTTCGCGCGCGGGCTCGGCGGCAGCGACCGCAGGTACGCCCACAGGTCGCGCACGTCGGCGTCGGACACTTGCGTGAACGACGGATACGGAAATGCCGGAAAGTAGTTCGCGCCGTCCGGACGCTCGCCGTGACGCAGCGCCTTCTCGAAGTTCGCTTCGGTCCAGTTGCCGATTCCGGCTTTCCGATCGGGCGTGATGTTCGGACCGTAGAACGTGCCGAACGGCGTCTTCAGCGCGCGGCCGCCGGCGAACGGCGTCGCGTCCTTCTTCTCTTCGGTGTGGCAACCGAGGCAGCCCGCGGCTTTCGCGAGGTACTCGCCGCGTTTGGCGTCGCCCGCGGGCGTGGTCGATGCGCCGCCTTGCGCGCGAGCCGGGCCGACGAGCACGAGTGCGATGATTGCGGCGGCCGCGGCGCGCGCGGCGAGATCGGAAATCAGCGCCTCTCGCGGAAATCGTCGTGGCATGCCGAGCACGCCTTGTCGACGGCCGCGATCTGCGATTTCACGCTCGCTTCGTCGCCGCTCCTGGAAACCTGGGCGAGCTTGCTCGTTTCGGACTCGAAGCGCTCGTAGGCCTGCTTGAACTTCGCGCTGTCGCTGAACACCGCCGGCAGCGCGCGGCTCTTCTCGCCCTTGGTGTTGTCGGTGAAGCCGTCCCACGGCATCTTGGACAGCGCGTCGAGGTAGGCGGCGTTGCGCACGACCACCTGCTGGTTGTACGGGATCTTGCCTTGCGCCATCAGATTCAGCGGACCGAAATACTTGCCCTGGAGGACCATCGCGGACTGGCGCTGTTTGACGAGCGTATCGGGCTTCGCCTGGCCGAACGCCGGCAGCGTCACGGCGGTCCCGGCGACGGCCGCGAAGACGAGGGTTGTGAGTCTTTTATTCATCGGTGCTCCTGGCGATTGGTTGGCTCGAAAACGGCGGCGCCGCACAGCCTATAACAATACGCGGGACCCGGCTATTCCCTGCCCGCTAGCCGCGGGTCGCCATCGTCTTCAGCGTCACGTAATCGGTCTTGCCGCTGCCGAGCAGCGGCAGCGACGCGACCTTGACGATGCGCCGCGCGACGGCGAGGTCCTGCGCGCCCAGCGCGCGCGCCGATTTCACCAGCGCCATGCGGTCGAGCTTGGCATCGGTGGTGAAGAGCACCGTGCTCTCGCCGCTGCCCCTCGCCTGCTCCACCGTCGCCGCGTGCTTGTGGTCGGGCGAAGCGCCGTAGGCGATGCGCTCCACGAGCTCGAGCGAGACCATCTCGCCCGCGATCTTCGCGAAGCGCTTCACCCGGCCCAGTATGGTGACGTAGCCGTCGTCGTCGATCTCGACGACGTCGCCGGTGTTGTGCCAGCCCGCGCCGACCTCGGAGCGCGGCGGGTGCAGCACGCCGGGCTCGTCGTAGAAGAAATAGCCTGCCATGAGATGCGGGCTGCGCACGTGCAGCGCGCCGCCGCGCGTGATGCCCGAGACGGCGACGATGCGGTGCTCGATCCTTGGCAGCAGCCGGCCGACCGTCCCGCGGCGGTAGTTGAGCGGCGTGTTGAGCGAGATCGTCGGGCCGCACTCGGTCGCGCCGTAGCCTTCCATGATGCGCAGCCCGAACTTGTGCAGCCACAGCGACTCGACCTCGGCGTTGAGCTTCTCGCCGCCGCAGACCACGCAGCGCACCTTGTAGAAGTCGTAGGGGCTCGCCTGCCTCGCGTAATTCGCGAGGAAGGTGCTCGTGCCGAAGAGATAGGTCGCGTCGCGGGTGTACGCGAGCTCCGGAATGAGCCGGTAATGCAGCGGCGTGGTGTAGAGGAAGAGCCTCGTTCCCGACAGGATCGGCATCAGCGTGCACGCCGTCAGCCCGTAGGTGTGGTACATCGGCAGCGCGTTGAAATACTTGTCGTTGGGCCCGAAGTCGATGATCGCGCGCATCTGCGCCATGTTGGCGAGCATCGCGTCGTGCGTGATCGCCACCCCTTTGGGCCGCGCTTCGGAGCCGGACGTAAAGAGCACGATCGCGATCGCGTCCGGATCCGGCGGCGGCAGCATGCGCCGCGGGGCGAGCATGGCTGCGACCACCCACAGCTTGTCGGTCAGCCGGATCTCTTCGCGCAGATCCTCGAGGTAGACCAGCGTCATGCCTTCGAGCACGCGCAGCGCCGGCTCGAGCCGCGCGATCCGCACGAAGGCGCGCGAGGTGACGATCGTCTTGATGCCCGCCGCGACGCACGCGCCGTACATCGCCTCGGGCCCCGCACTGTAATTGAGCATCGCCGCGACGCGGCGGTTGGCGGTGCAGCCGAAGACCAGCGCGACCGTCGTCCAGAGGTTGGGAAGCATCACGCCGACGATCTCGCCGGGCTTGGTCGCGGCCGCCGTCAGACGCGCGATGGCAACGGCGGCGCGCAACAGGCTGCGATACGACTCCGGCCCCTGCCTCTGGTCTTCGATGATGCGTGTCGACGGACCGTAGAGCCTCGTAGCGTCGAGCAGAGCCTCGAACAGCGTCTGCCGCGGACGCGCGTCGAACATCATCCGCTGCAGGATCTTGAGCATCTCGTCGGCGAGACGCGCCCTGCGGTCGCGCGCGCTCACGCTGGAGGCCGTGGAGATCTTGAGCGGCGCCTGCACCGTCAGGGTGACGCGCGGGAGCCAGCGCTTGGGATATTCCCCGCCGACCGCGGCGAAGCGCGAATAGAGCGTGCCCGATATGTGGACCGGAACGATGACCGCGTCGGAGCGCGCGGCGATGAGGCCGGCCGAATCGTAGACCTTCATCATCGTGCCGGTGGTCGTCACGCGACCCTGCGGGAAGATCGCGACGGTGCCGCCCCGCTGGACCTCGCGGATGAGGCGCTTCAGCGCGAGCGGCCGCGTCGGATCGAGCACCACGAACCTCACCGCGGCCGCGAACAGGCGAACGAGCGGGTGGCGCAGCGCTTCCCGCGGCAGGACGACCGTCGGGTTGCCGGGGAGGAACAGCCCGAGCAAGACGCCGTCGAGCAGCGAATCGTGGTTCGCCACCACGAGCCTGTGGCCGCCTTCGAGTGCTGCGACGTCGCCGGTCAGGCGCACCCGGAGCAGCACGCGCAAACCGACGCGCAGGAGTGGGCGTATCACTTTAAATATCGCGTTTAAGTGTCTGACTTGCCTATTTTCCTACTTTTAGCCGGTCGGTGCGGGTCCGTCAAACGCGCGACGCACGACTTCATGCGCCGCGGCGGCCCTGCCCATGTCACAAAAAATTCTCGATTCAGCGGTTTTCCCATTGCGGCGACCCATTGCACCAAGTACTTGGCGTCAAAGGCGAAAAGAGAAATCTAACAAATTGTTAGATTTGCGTTTTCTCGAACCGTGATTTTTAATCGCCCCCATACGAACGGATACCCGCGCAGTACTCACACTCAGCCGCCGGAGAAACACCATGGAAATGCACATCCCCGCCGCCATCCTCGAAGCTCGCCACCTGCCCGACACCACGACGCTCGTCCCCAACGGGCTCGAGTTCAAGTTCTCGGAGCAGCTCTCGGCGCACTTCGACACCGCGACGCGGGCGGTGTGGTCGCGCTGGACCGCCGATCCGCGCCCGTGCTTCAACCCGAGCCTGCTCGCCGACATCCGCTCCTACTACGACTTCCTGACCAACACCGGCGGTCACTTCGAAGTCAACGGCGAAGAGCACCCGATCGAGTACGTGGTGCTCGCGTCGGGCATGCCCGGCGTATTCCAGCTCGGCGGCGACCTGGATCTCTTCAAACAGCTCATCGGCGCGCAGGACCGGGCCGGACTGCAGCGCTACGGCCGCGCGTGCATCGACGTGCTGTATCGCAACTACATCGCGCACGAGCTCAAGGCGGTGACCACGATCTCGCTGGTGCAGGGCGAGTGCCTCGGCGGCGGCTTCGAGGCGGCGCTGTCGTCGGACGTCATCGTGGCCGAGAAAAGCGCGCGTTTCGGCTTCCCCGAGATCATGTTCAACCTCTTCCCCGGCATGGGCGCCTATTCCTTCCTCGACCGCAAGGTCGGCCAGCGCAAGGCCGAGGAGATCATCACCAGCGGCAAGGTCTACACGGCCGAGGAAATGCTCGCGCTGGGCGTGGTCGATGCGATCGCCGAAGACGGCCAGGGCGAAGCCGAAGTCGCCGCGCTGATCAAGCGCCGCGCGCGCATGCGCAACGGCCTGGCCGCGCTCGCCGCGACGCGCCGCCGCGTGCACTCGATCACGTTCGAAGAGCTGCTCGACGTCGTCAACATCTGGGTCGACGCCGCGCTGCGCATCAACCTGCGCGATCTGAAGCTCATGCAGCGCCTGGTGTCGCGGCAAAACGGCCTGGGCGAGACCCACGCGGTTCACTAGGACGGCGCCACCGTTCTTTCGTAGCTTTTTCAGCACGCGCGGCGCCGAGCCGCCTCGAGCCGCGCGTGCTAATTGATCGCGGTCGAAAGTAGGTTCTTACTTTCGACCGGCGTCATTGATACACTGGTAGGGCATCCCCGGACAGGGGGGCCTGCCAGCGGCAGGGCCGGGGAGGAGTTCCATCGACGGCTTTGCCCTATGGAATACAGCATACAAGAAGCGTCCGAGCTGCTCTCTATTCCGATCCAAAAGCTGCGCCGCTGGGACGAGCAGGGAGTCCTGGTGGCGCTGCGCACGTCCGGCGGGCACCGCCGCTATTCCAAGGAGCTGATCGACCGCCTCGCCGCGTCCGGATTCGGCGGTGCAAGCGCCGAGAAGACGTCCCAGGAGCTGGCGACGGTCAAACGCGCGCTCGCCGAGAAGCGCCGCATCATACAGCTGCTGCTGGAGAGCGAGAACCGCTACCGCGACCTGGTCGAGACCTCCCACGACCTCATCTGGTCGACCGACGCGGAAGGTCGCTTCACCTATCTCAACACCGCGTCCTACGAGATTTTCGGCCTCGCGCCGCAGGACCTGATCGGTCGCTGCTTCTTCAATTTCGAAGCCGGCGACGCACACCTCGCCAACCGCCGCTTCCTGCTCGCGCTGCGCAAGAAGCGCGAGGTCAAGAATTACGTGACCCACGTGATGACCGCGGACGGTGAGAACCGCTGGATCGGGATCAACGCGCGCCTCACCTACGACGAGAACGGCGAGCCCAAGGGCATCCGCGGCACCGCGCGCGACATCACCGAGCAGCACCTTGCGACCGAGCGCATCGAGCACCTCGCGCTGCACGACCCGCTCACCGACCTGCCGAACCGCCACAGCCTGCAAAGCAGCCTGGAGATGGCGATCGCGGACGGCGGCGTCGGCGCCCTCCTCTTCATCGACATCGACCACTTCAAGTACGTCAACGACAACTTCGGGCATCGCTCCGGCGACCAGCTCATCATCGGCGTCGGCAGCGTGCTCAGGGAAGTCGCGAGGAACTGCGAGGGCGAGCTCTACCGGCTGGGCGGCGACGAGTTCGCGATCCACATCCCCGAGGCGCTGCGCAAGCAGGCCAGCGAAGCGGCCGAGTGCGCGCTCGACGCGATCCGCCACTACCGCTTCCAGGAAAGCGACCAGCGCGTGGTTTCGAACCTGTCGGCTTCGTGCGGGATCGCGCTCTACCCCTTCCACGGCAGCGACGTGCCGACGCTGTTCTCGAATGTCGACATCGCGATGTACCAGGCGAAGGAAGTCGGGCGCAACCGCCAGATGCTGTTCGACCAGTCGTCGGACAACATGCGCAGCACGCACAAGCGCATCCACTGGGCAAAGCGCCTGCGCGACGCGCTCGACGACGACCGGGTGGCGCTGTTCGCGCAGCCGGTGGTGCGGCTCAAGGACCAGAAGGCGGTGCACCACGAAGTGCTGGTACGGCTGAAAGACGACCAGGGCGGCTTCATCCTGCCGTCGACCTTCATCGAGCACGCCGAGTCGCTGTCGCTGGTGCAGGAGCTCGACCTGCAGGTGGTCGAGAAGCTCCTCGACTTCATCCGCGACAACAACCAGCTCGGCAAGAAAACGCGCTACTTCGTGAACCTGTCGCGGGTGTCGATCTCCGACCCGCACTGGGTGCGGCGCTTCATGATGCTGCTCAACCGGACGCAGGTCGACCCGACGCAGCTCGTCTTCGAGATCACCGAGACCGCGGCGATGTCCGAGATCGACGTGACGCTCTCGTTCATCAAGAAGCTGAAGGACATCGGATCGCGCTTCGCGCTCGACGACTTCGGGGCGGGCTTCAGCTCGTTCTACTACCTCAAGCGCTTCGAGGTCGATTACCTCAAGATCGACGGCGGTTTCGTGCGCGACCTCGCCACCGACGAAGGCAGCCGCCTCTTCGTGCGCGCGCTGAACGACGTCGCCAAAGGCCTTTCCAAGCAGGTCGTCGCCGAGTGGGTGGAATCGCCCGAGGCGCTGAAGGTGCTCACCGACATCGGCGCGCAGTACGGCCAGGGCTTCATGTTCAGGAAGCCGCTGCCCATCGAGGACACGGTGCAGATGGCGACGAAGCGCTTATTGCGCGCAAAAGCGGGCGCGCAATAAGCGGAGTGTTTAGTGTTGAGTGGCGCGGTGGCAGCTTTTAACTAAACACTCAACACTCACACTGCTCGTCAGCGCCAGTGGCCGCTGACGAGCTTCTCCGCCCACATGAGCCCGAAGATCGCCTTGGGCTCGGTGATCTTCCCCTGGCGTATCCACTCGACCGCCTCCAGCACGTCGACTTTCATCACGTCCAGGAACTCGTCGTCGTCGAGCTTGTGCCCGACGTGGGTGAGCTTGCGCGCCTCGAACAGCTCGATGTGCTCGTCGGCGAAGCCGATCGCCGGGTGCAGTGTGCCGAGGTGGCGCCAGTCGGCGGCCTCGTACCCGCATTCCTCGATGAGCTCGCGCTTGGCGGTGGCGAGCGGTTCCTCGCCCTTGTCGATCTTGCCCGCGGGCAGCTCGATGAAGTGGCGGCGCAGCGGATAGCGGAACTGGCGCTCGAGCAGGATCGTGCGTTCGTCGACGAACGCGAGCATGGCGACGGCGCCGGGGTGCTCGATGTACTCGCGGACCGATTCGTGCCCGTTCGGCAGGCGCACGCGGTCTTTCCTCACGTGCAGCAGCACGCCTTCGAAGATGCTCTCGCTGTCGA
This genomic window from Burkholderiales bacterium contains:
- the arfB gene encoding alternative ribosome rescue aminoacyl-tRNA hydrolase ArfB, coding for MIRINHDIALDDSEIEERFVRSSGPGGQNVNKVSTAVQLRFDAAGSKSLPERVRAKVLRLAGARATSEGVIVITAERHRSQSRNRADAVQRLVELIAEAARPVKIRRATKPTRAAKKRRLDEKKKRGDTKAARRSRPGLD
- a CDS encoding cytochrome c — translated: MPRRFPREALISDLAARAAAAAIIALVLVGPARAQGGASTTPAGDAKRGEYLAKAAGCLGCHTEEKKDATPFAGGRALKTPFGTFYGPNITPDRKAGIGNWTEANFEKALRHGERPDGANYFPAFPYPSFTQVSDADVRDLWAYLRSLPPSPRANRAHDLGFPYGYRFLVTPWKWLFFKSGPAAADPRLDAVRQRGRYLVTALGHCGECHTPRNFLGGTKASRFLAGGKGPEGKNIPNLTPTRLKKWSDQEIKDFLVNGMYSDGDVPAEAMAEVIRNTTSKLTPADLDAMVAYLRTVPELPEEPKEKK
- a CDS encoding cytochrome c, which codes for MNKRLTTLVFAAVAGTAVTLPAFGQAKPDTLVKQRQSAMVLQGKYFGPLNLMAQGKIPYNQQVVVRNAAYLDALSKMPWDGFTDNTKGEKSRALPAVFSDSAKFKQAYERFESETSKLAQVSRSGDEASVKSQIAAVDKACSACHDDFRERR
- a CDS encoding AMP-binding protein, which produces MIRPLLRVGLRVLLRVRLTGDVAALEGGHRLVVANHDSLLDGVLLGLFLPGNPTVVLPREALRHPLVRLFAAAVRFVVLDPTRPLALKRLIREVQRGGTVAIFPQGRVTTTGTMMKVYDSAGLIAARSDAVIVPVHISGTLYSRFAAVGGEYPKRWLPRVTLTVQAPLKISTASSVSARDRRARLADEMLKILQRMMFDARPRQTLFEALLDATRLYGPSTRIIEDQRQGPESYRSLLRAAVAIARLTAAATKPGEIVGVMLPNLWTTVALVFGCTANRRVAAMLNYSAGPEAMYGACVAAGIKTIVTSRAFVRIARLEPALRVLEGMTLVYLEDLREEIRLTDKLWVVAAMLAPRRMLPPPDPDAIAIVLFTSGSEARPKGVAITHDAMLANMAQMRAIIDFGPNDKYFNALPMYHTYGLTACTLMPILSGTRLFLYTTPLHYRLIPELAYTRDATYLFGTSTFLANYARQASPYDFYKVRCVVCGGEKLNAEVESLWLHKFGLRIMEGYGATECGPTISLNTPLNYRRGTVGRLLPRIEHRIVAVSGITRGGALHVRSPHLMAGYFFYDEPGVLHPPRSEVGAGWHNTGDVVEIDDDGYVTILGRVKRFAKIAGEMVSLELVERIAYGASPDHKHAATVEQARGSGESTVLFTTDAKLDRMALVKSARALGAQDLAVARRIVKVASLPLLGSGKTDYVTLKTMATRG
- a CDS encoding crotonase/enoyl-CoA hydratase family protein; protein product: MEMHIPAAILEARHLPDTTTLVPNGLEFKFSEQLSAHFDTATRAVWSRWTADPRPCFNPSLLADIRSYYDFLTNTGGHFEVNGEEHPIEYVVLASGMPGVFQLGGDLDLFKQLIGAQDRAGLQRYGRACIDVLYRNYIAHELKAVTTISLVQGECLGGGFEAALSSDVIVAEKSARFGFPEIMFNLFPGMGAYSFLDRKVGQRKAEEIITSGKVYTAEEMLALGVVDAIAEDGQGEAEVAALIKRRARMRNGLAALAATRRRVHSITFEELLDVVNIWVDAALRINLRDLKLMQRLVSRQNGLGETHAVH
- a CDS encoding EAL domain-containing protein; this translates as MEYSIQEASELLSIPIQKLRRWDEQGVLVALRTSGGHRRYSKELIDRLAASGFGGASAEKTSQELATVKRALAEKRRIIQLLLESENRYRDLVETSHDLIWSTDAEGRFTYLNTASYEIFGLAPQDLIGRCFFNFEAGDAHLANRRFLLALRKKREVKNYVTHVMTADGENRWIGINARLTYDENGEPKGIRGTARDITEQHLATERIEHLALHDPLTDLPNRHSLQSSLEMAIADGGVGALLFIDIDHFKYVNDNFGHRSGDQLIIGVGSVLREVARNCEGELYRLGGDEFAIHIPEALRKQASEAAECALDAIRHYRFQESDQRVVSNLSASCGIALYPFHGSDVPTLFSNVDIAMYQAKEVGRNRQMLFDQSSDNMRSTHKRIHWAKRLRDALDDDRVALFAQPVVRLKDQKAVHHEVLVRLKDDQGGFILPSTFIEHAESLSLVQELDLQVVEKLLDFIRDNNQLGKKTRYFVNLSRVSISDPHWVRRFMMLLNRTQVDPTQLVFEITETAAMSEIDVTLSFIKKLKDIGSRFALDDFGAGFSSFYYLKRFEVDYLKIDGGFVRDLATDEGSRLFVRALNDVAKGLSKQVVAEWVESPEALKVLTDIGAQYGQGFMFRKPLPIEDTVQMATKRLLRAKAGAQ
- a CDS encoding NUDIX hydrolase, yielding MSGGDFTETTLDSESIFEGVLLHVRKDRVRLPNGHESVREYIEHPGAVAMLAFVDERTILLERQFRYPLRRHFIELPAGKIDKGEEPLATAKRELIEECGYEAADWRHLGTLHPAIGFADEHIELFEARKLTHVGHKLDDDEFLDVMKVDVLEAVEWIRQGKITEPKAIFGLMWAEKLVSGHWR